The Amycolatopsis japonica nucleotide sequence TCAGCCGGGCGGCGATGTCGCCGTAGCCCGCGTGTTCCGCGGCGCGCAGGGCGGCCACGGCGCGGCCGACCGTCCGGGGACGGCCACCGAGCCGCACCCGGGCGCTCACCACGAGGCTCTCCGCGCGGATCCACTGTTCGTCGGCTCCGGCGGCCTCGGCGAGCGCGGCCGCGCGCTCCCCGAGGACCAGGGCGAGCTCGGGCGCCCTCAGGTGCAGGGCGTCCGCGCGTTCGATCAACCTGCCGACAGCGGACAGGGTTCCCCCGGTGGCAGCCGTCCGCCCACCCACCATGGTGGTGGGCGAGCCCGGCCGTTGGCGCTTGCTGGCTTCCACGGGGAACCCCCGGCCCTCAGTCGCGGGTCAGCTTGCGATGGGTGACGCGGTGCGGACGAGCCGCCTCGGCACCGAGACGCTCGACCTTGTTCTTCTCGTAGCCCTCGAAGTTACCTTCGAACCAGAACCATTGCGAGGGGTTCTCGTCCGTGCCTTCCCAGGCGAGGATGTGCGTCGCGACCCGGTCGAGGAACCACCGGTCGTGCGAGATGACCACGGCGCAGCCGGGGAACTGCTCGAGAGCGTTCTCCAGCGAGCCCAGGGTCTCGACGTCCAGGTCGTTCGTCGGCTCGTCGAGCAGGATCAGGTTCCCGCCCTGCTTGAGGGTCAGCGCCAGGTTCAGCCGGTTGCGCTCACCACCGGAGAGCACGCCCGCCGGCTTCTGCTGGTCCGGGCCCTTGAAACCGAACGCGCTGACGTAGGCACGCGAGGGCATTTCGGTCTGCCCGACGTGGATGTAGTCCAGCTTGTCCGAAACCACCTCCCATACCGTCTTCTTCGGGTCGATCCCGCCGCGGTTCTGGTCCACATAGGACAGTTTGACCGTCTCGCCGATCTTGACCCGGCCGTCGTCCGGCTCCTCGAGCCCGACGATCGTCTTGAACAGGGTCGTCTTGCCGACACCGTTCGGCCCGATCACGCCGACGATGCCGTTGCGCGGCAGGTCGAACGACAGTCCGTCGATCAGCACGCGGTCGTCGAAACCCTTGCGCAGCTTCTCGACCTCGACGACCACGCTGCCCAGCCGGGGCCCCGGCGGGATCTGGATCTCTTCGAAGTCGAGCTTGCGGTGCTTGTCCGCCTCCGCGGCCATCTCCTCGTAGCGGTCGAGCCGGGACCGCGACTTGGTCTGACGCGCCTTGGCGTTGGACCGGACCCATTCGAGCTCGGACTTCAGGCGCTTCGCGAGCTTGGCGTCCTTCTTGCCCTGGACCTCGAGGCGCTCGCGCTTCTTCTCCAGGTACGTCGAGTAGTTGCCCTCGTAGCCGACGACGCGGCCGCGGTCGAGCTCCATGATCCACTGCGCGACGTTGTCCAGGAAGTACCGGTCGTGCGTGACGGCGAGGACGGCGCCGGCGTAGTTCGCCAGGAACTGTTCCAGCCACAGCACGCTTTCGGCGTCCAGGTGGTTGGTGGGCTCGTCGAGGAGCAGCAGGTCGGGCGCGGACAGGAGCAGCTTGCACAGCGCGACCCGGCGGCGCTCACCACCGGAGAGGTGGGTGACCGGCTCGTCCGGCGGCGGGCAGCGCAGGGCGTCCATCGCCTGCTCGACCGTGGAGTCGATCTCCCACGCGTCGGCGTGGTCGAGCTCCTCCTGGAGCTTGCCCATCTCCTCCATCAGCTCGTCGCTGTAGTCGGTCGCCATGAGCTCGGCGACCTCGTTGAAGCGGTTGAGCTTGACCTTGATGTCGCCAAGGCCCTCTTCGACGTTCTCGCGGACGGTCTTTTCCTCGTTGAGCTCCGGCTCCTGCATGAGGATGCCGACGCTGGCGCCAGGCTGGAGGAAGGCTTCGCCGTTACTGGCCTGCTCGATCCCCGCCATGATCTTCAGAACGGTGGACTTACCCGCGCCGTTCGGCCCCACCACGCCGATCTTGGCGCCGGGGTAGAACGCGGTGCTGACGTCGTCGAGGATGACCTTGTCCCCGACGGTCTTGCGCACCTTCTTCATGGTGTAGATGAACTCGGCCATACAAGCGATCGTAGAGCGAGCCGATCGCGGCCTTGACGGCGGTCACCACCGAGCTACCGACAGTCAGCCCGATATCACTGAGTGAGCACCGGCACCTCACGCCACAGGTGCGTCCTCCAGCGCGATGACCATGGGATTCCCCGCGGGCGGCGGGGCCGACGGGATCGCCCTGGGCCGATCCCGTCCCAGCCGGTGGATCTCGGCCGAACACCGTGCGAGGTTGGGGCCGATGGAGAAGGCCTCAAGCTCAGGTAGACCCAGAGGTGCCGGGATCTCCTCCGCCGTCTCGGCGCCGCGCAGCCGCCCCGCCACGATCACCGGGTCGCCTTTGCTCAGGCAGGAGAACGCCGCCATCGCCAGCTTGCGCCAGCAGGTGACCTTGACCGCGAGTTGCCGCCCCTCGCCCCACTCGCCTCTTTCCTTGTCGTACCGGCGTTCGACACTCCGCAGCCCGAACGACACGACGTCGTGCCCGTGCACCCGCTCCGGATGGTGGACCGGTTCGCTGGTCAGGTTGCCGATCATCGTCACCCACGTTTCGCCCATCGCCATCACACTCGCCCTTCTCCTCGGCCCCGGGACCTTCCCGGCGTTTCCCTTGAGCACAGATTGCCGCGGATCAAGGGTGGAAAAGGGACGCGAACCGGATCTGTGGACAACTCCGGGCGTTGTGGACAACTCGGGGCGGAGCGCCGAGCTTTGTGGGCGGGGTGTGCTAGGAGCCGGACCCCGGCCCCCGCCCCTGATCGGCGAGTTTCTTCAGCATCGCGTTGTAGGCGTTCAGATCCGCGTCGCCCGAGGCCTCCTCGCGGCGATCCCTGCGCCGTGCCTCTCGCTCGTCCTGACGCGCCCACTGCACCAGCAGTGCGACGAGCACCAGCAGCACCGGCAACTCACCGGACGCCCACGCGATCCCGCCGCCGAGCCGCTGGTCGGTCAGCAGGTCGGTGACCCACGGCAGCTTCAGCCCGCGGTAGAAGTCCTGCCCGAGCACGGTCTGCATGCTCATCAGCGCGATCCCGAAGAACGCGTGGAACGGCATGGCGGCGAACATCATCCCCAGCCGCCCCAAATGCGGGAGCCGGCGCGGTGCCGGGTCGACCCCGATCACCGGCCAGTAGAAGACATAACCGGCGAGCAGGAAGTGCGCGTTCATCGCCAGATGCGCCCAGTGGTAGTTCAGCGCGGCGTCGAACAGGCCCGAGAAGTACAGACCGTAGAAGGAACCGACGAACAGCAGCAGCGCGACGATCGGATGCGTCAGGAACCGCGAAAGCGGCGAGTGCACGAACGCGAGCAGCCATTCACGCGGCCCGGGCGGGGCGTCCTTGCCCGCCGTGGGCAACGCGCGCAGGGCGAGCGTCACGGGTCCGCCGAGCACGAACAGCACCGGCGCCACCATGGACAGCAACATGTGGTTGCCCATGTGCACGCTGAACATCGCGGGCGCGTACCGCCCGATGCCGGACGACGTCGCGATCAGCAGCACGAAACAGCCCGCGAGCCACGCGACGATCCGGCCGGTGGCCCAGGTGTCACCGCGCCGACGCAGCCGCCGGACCCCGGCGAGGTACAGCCCGGCGAGAACGATCGCGAGGGTGCCGTAGACGAGGTCGAATCGCCAATCCGTGAGCAGCCGGAACACGGTCGGCGGACCGTAGAGGTCGTAACCGATCAACAGTTCCGTGGTCGACGGCTGGGTGAGCGATTCCTGCGGCGGAGGGGTCTTCGCGAGCCCGGTGGCGATGCCGATCGTGATGAACATGATCAGCACCTCGACCGCGGCGAGCCGCAGCAGCTGACCGCCGCCGGCGCCGTTCACCAGCCCGGCGACGCCCTTCTGCCGCTGCTGATGCCCGAAGACACCGAGCAGCAGCAACGCGACGATCTTCGCGACCACCAGCAGGCCGTAGTCCGTGGTGAACAGGTCGGCGATCCTGATCCGCACCAGCGCGTTGACGATGCCGGAGACCGCCATCACGATCCAGCAGACCAGTGCCAGCTTGGAGAACCGGGTCGCGGCGAGCTTGAGGTTCTCGCCGCGCCGCCAGCCGAGCGCGAGCAGCGCCACGAGCCCGCCGACCCACAACGCGGCGGCGACCAGGTGGTACAGCAGGCTGTTGGTCGCCATGTCGTGCGAGCCGCCGCTCGCGGAATGCCCCGTGACCGCGACCGGCACGAGACCACCGACGGACAGGAAGAACACGACCGTCGTCCAGCCCCAGGTGAGCGCGAGACGGCAGCCGAGCGCGACCAGCAGCGCGATCAACGCGGTGAACAGCCAGGCCTTGGGCTGCTCGATGGCGTCCACGAGGTCGATCAGCACCTGCGGCGACAGCACCTCGGTGAAGGGACGCCCCGCGCCGTCGGCCGCTGAGAAGAAGATCGACGCGGCGGCCGCGAAGAACCAGACCCACGCGGCGGCACCCGCGACGCGGATGGCCGCGTAACCGTCGGCCGCGAGCGTGCCGGATTTCTGCGGCGGGACGAGGAACGCGGCGAGCAGCAGCGAACCCACGCACAGCACCGAAGCCGCCTCGGCCAGCACGCGCACGACGGTGATGCCGTAGCGCGTCACCAGGCCCGGGTCCGGGAGTCCGGCGATGACGTAACCGGCGCCACCGGTCAGCGCGACCAGGCCGACGGCCACCACCGCGGCCAGGAGCGCCCCGATCGACACCAGCGGCAGGACACCGGCCTTCCGCGCGGATGGGGCCGGTTTCGTCTCGGGGTCTGAAGGCACGTCACGAGGGTATGCCGGACGCGCAACCGGCAAGATGGCGGCGTGCGGATCATCCTGCTGAGGCACGCCGAGTCGCTCGGCAACGTCGACGAGCTCGCCTACACCCGGATCCCCGACCACGCCCTGCCGCTCACCGAAGCCGGCCGCGAGCAGGCCAGGCTGGCGGGCCCGGAGATCGAGGATCTCCTCGAGGGGCAGCGTCCGGCGGTCTACGTCAGCCCGTACCTGCGGACGCGGGAAACGTTGCGGCTGATGGACATCCGTGACTCCTGCGAGCGGATCGTGCCGGAGCCGAGACTGCGGGAACAGGACTGGGGCAATCTCCAGGATCCGCGTGAGCAGGAGGTCCAGAAACAACGGCGCCACGAGTTCGGGCACTTCTTCTACCGGCTGCCGTTCGGCGAGTCCGGCGCGGACGTGGACGACCGGGTCGCCGCGTTCCTCAGCGAACTGGCGGCCTGCGGCGAAGATCACCCCGAAACCGTGCTGGTCGTCTCACACGGGCTGACCATCCGGCTGTTGTGCCGCCGTTTGTTCGGCTGGAGCATCGAGCTGTTCGAGTCCCTGTCCAACCCGACGACCTGCGAGTACCGGGTCGCGGAGCGAGTGGGCGACAAATGGACGCTGGACCGCCCGTTCCGTCAGTGGCGGGACTCACCCGACGGGGAGACGCAGGACTGAGGGAGCGAGGAGCACCACTCTCGTTCCGAGTCCCGGGCTGGATTCGATCCGCGCGAAACCGCCGATCTCCGCCATCCGCGCGATGATCGAGTTCTCGAGGCCGAAGCCACGCCGCCGGTCACCGACGTCGAATCCGGCGCCGTGATCACGCACGGTCAGGGAAACCCCGCCGCCGATCTCCTCCACGCTGACCACGGCCCGCCTGGTCCCGGAATGCTTCAACGTGTTCCGCAAGGCCTCCCTGACCGAATCGTGCAGTGCCACGGCCGCTTCCTCCGCGAGTTCCGGAGCGCAGTCGTCCTGGATGACGACCTCGGCGCGCAGCCCCTCCGCGGCCATTTCGGCGGCCAGCAGCCGCAGCCGCTGATGCAGTCCGATCCCTTCGGCGGGTTCGTGTTCGAGGCTGATCCGGATGCGCATCGCCTGGGCGCGAGCCATCCGGCGGACGCGGTCGAGACTGGCCGCCGGGTCGAGTTCGTCGGCGGGCGCGGGGATCGCGAACGACTCCATCACCTGCAGGACGGTGTCGTGGACGTCGCGGCGATGCCGTTCGCGTTCCGCCGCCCGGCCCTGCTGCTCCCCGAAGCCGAGCGCGAACCGCATCGAAGCGCCGACCACGCCGACGATCGCGAGCGACGCCGCCAGCGCGGTCGCGAGGGTGAGCAGGAGACCGAGCGGCGAGCCGAGGTGCAACACGACGTTCAGCAGCACCGCTCCCCCGATGGCCGACGCCCCCGCGAGCGTGCCACGCAGCAGGGCGCAGATCATCACCGTGCCCATCAGGTGGGTCCAGGTGATCGACGTGATCGCGCCGTCCTGCGTGAACGGCGCGGCTGTCAGGACGAACAGCGTGGCGAAGCCCGCGTCCACCACGGGAACCAGCCGCGTCCCGGCCGGAGGACGGCGGAAGACCCAGACGGCTTCGGCGACGTTCGGCACCAGGTGCAGCAGCACGAACATCCACAGCACCGAACCACCGGTGCCCGCCGTCCACAGCGCCTGCGCCAGCATCACCAGCCGGAACGCCACCGGGACCAGGATGAGCCAGGGCAACGTGGTCTGCACCAGCCGCGCCGGAATCCCGGCGCCCCCTCCGAGCATCAGCACCCTCACGCCGCTCCTCCCCCGGATCAGCCTTCCTGAAATGACGACAAAGTCGCATTCATTTCAGTTTACCGAGCAATCAGCTTGCCCGGGCCCCGGCGAGGATGTCAACGGGCGACGGGTTCGGCGGCCTCTTCCCGTTTCCGCGCCCGCGCCGCGGCCACCGCGGACGGCACGATCAGCGCGGCGGTCAAGCCGACGAACAGGAACGACACGGAAAGTGACGTCACCTGCGCGATCCCGCCGATCAGCGGCGGGCCAGCGAGGAAGCCGGTGTAGGCGATCGCCGTGACGAACGCCAGCTCCCGCTCACCTCCGGTGCCGTCGGCGCGTTTCCCGGACGCTCCCGCGAGGCTCAAGGCGATCGGGAAGGCGGCGGCCAGCCCGGCACCCGCCAGGGCGAAGCCGATGAACCCGAACACCGGCAGGCTCGCCACCGCGGCGAGCACCAGACCCGCCGCCGCGATCCCGGCGCCGACCGCCAGCGCCCGCGTCGCGCCGAAACGGTTCTGCAGCCAGGCACCCGCGAGCCGGGCGAGCGCCATGGCCAGGGCGAACCCGGAGTAGGCGAAGGCCGCGGCGCCGTCGCCGACCCCGTGCACGGACGTCATCAGCAGGGCGGACCAGTCCGAACTCGCGCCCTCCGCGATGGCCGAGAACAACGCGATGGCGGCCAGCAGCCAGAGGACGGGACGTTTGATCGGTGGCACGCGCGGTTTCTCGACGGGCTCGGTGTGCACGGGCCGCGCGCCGGGCACGGCCGTGATGACGAAGGCCAGCACGACCAGCGCGGACAGCGCGGCGACCGTGAGATGCCGTCCCGGCGACCATTGATGCGACGCGGCGAATCCGGCGGCGACGGATCCCGCCAGTGCGCCGAAGCTGAATCCGGCGTGCAGGATCGGCATGAAGGCCCGCCCGGATCGGCGTTCCACCTCGACTCCCGCGACGTTCATCGCCACGTCCAGCGCGCCGACGCTCGCGCCGAGGACGAACAACGCCCCGGCGAGCAGGGCGACCGACGTCGAGAAGCCGATCATCGGCAACGCGGCGCAGGCGATGATCGTGCTGCCCGCGACCACCGCGCGGGCACCGTGGCGTTCGATCAGCCGCCCCGAAACCGACGCCGCGATCAGCATGCCGACGCTGGCGCCCAGCAGGGCCAGCCCGAAAACGCCCGGTGAGGCGTTCACCCTTTCCGACAACGCCGGAGTCCGCGGCGCCCAGGAGCCGAGCGCGGCCCCGTTGAGCGCGAACACGACGAAAACGGCCGTACGGTCACGCATAGACCCCAGTCTCCTTCCGATTCCTCTTCCCACAGAATGACTTAAGCGCTTCAGAAAGTCCACCGGCGAAGGCCGGGACTACACTGCGCCGGTGACCAGCACGCGACGGCGAAGGCCGACGTTGGACGATGTCGCCGACGCCGTCGGGGTGTCGCGGGCGACCGTGTCCAACGCCTACAACCGGCCCGATCAGCTGTCCGCCCAACTGCGGGAAGAGGTGCTTCGCGCGGCCAAGAAGATCGGGTACGCGGGGCCGAACCCGACCGCGCGCAGTCTCGCGACCAGCCGCACCGGGGCGATCGCCGTCCTGCTCGACACGAACCTTTCGACGGCGTTCTCGGATCCCGCGTTGTCGCTCACCCTCGACGCGCTCTCGACCGTCGTCGACCCCGAGGGCCACGCCCTCCTGCTGCTCCCCGGCGACGGCGAGAGCGGCGGCCCGCGTGCGGAGCGGATCCTGACCGCGCAGGCCGACATCGCGGTGGCGTATTCGCTGGCAGACGGCGCGCCTGCGCTGAACGCGGTCCGCGACCGGGGGATGCCGCTGGTGGTGATCGACCAGCCGCATATCCGCGGTTCGGCCAGGATCGGCGTCGCGGACCGGGCAGGCGCGGCCGCCGCGGCCCGGCATCTGGTGGAACTCGGGCACCGGCGGATCGGGATCTTCTCGGCGCAGTGCCTCTCGGCGCCCCGTGGCGGGGAATTGAGCGTGGCCGAGGCCGGGAACAGCCGGTTCCACGACAACCGCGAGCGGATGGCCGGCTACCTGGAGACGCTGGCCGAGGCTGGAATCCCGGCGGCGGGCGTGCCGATCTGGGAGGCGTCCGGGCTCTCGGTCGAGGGCGCGCTGCCGAGTGCGTTCGGCCTGCTCGACCGGCACCCGCGGCCGACGGCGCTGCTGTGCATGTCGGATCTGCTGGCGCTGGCGGCGATCTCGGCGGCCAGGCATCTCGGCCTGTCGGTGCCGGGTGATCTTTCGGTCGTGGGCTTCGACGACGTCCCGCCCGCCCGGTGGTCCGAACCACCGCTGACGACCGTCCGGCAGGATCTCGCCGCCAAGGGCCGGGCGGCCGGCGAACTGGTGCTCGGCCTGCTGCGCGGGGAGAAGGCCCCCGCCCCCGCCGAGATACCCGCCGAACTGGTCGTCAGGGACTCCACCGCGCCCGCGTAGCAGCCGATTTCGGCGAACACAAGGCGCTCCCGGCGATATGTGGACAACTCGCCCCGATCGAGCGGCGCACAACTACTTATCCACAGAAGTAGAAATGCGGGCAGACAAAGCCTTCCCCGCGCGCCATCGTGGAATCACACATTCACCGACGGCGATCCAGCCGCCGATTCACGGGGGAGAACCCAGCCATGCAACGACGTTTGACGAACCTGCGCGCCCGCCTCCCGCACGTGCTCCTGCTCGCCCTGGCGGGCTTGCTGACCAGCGCCGGAGTCGCCGGTGCCGCCACCGCGCCGCCCCAGCCCGACTGCCAGAAGGGCGAGTTCTGCGTATGGGGCGCGGAATCGTACGGCGGCGCGGTGCACAAATTCGACCTGCGCACCTCCAATCCCGAGGAATGCATTCCCCTGCCCGAAGGCTTCGACGGGCATTCGTTCATCAACCGGCTGAGCCGTGACGTGACGATTTACCAGAGCGAGGAATGCACGACGGAGGGAGATTTCATCACCTATCCGGGTGGCGGCACCTACGTACCCCAGGGACCGTTCGTGATCCGCGCCCTCAAGATCTGGGACTGACCACCCCGGCGGTTCGTGCCGGTCGCTCGCGGAAGAGTCGACTCGCGACCTGCACGAACCCAGGGGCCGCTCCCCCGAAGCGGCCCCGGCCCGTGAGCGCGTCACCCCGCGTCGTGACGCGCTCACGGGTGTTCCAAAAAACGGTGGGCTCGACCTGAAACGATCTGGCGGTGTCGAACGATCGACAGGTTGGCGACGGCTAAGCTGCCGATGCTGGGCGACACCCAACGTCGCCGACGTCGGCCCTCGTAGCTCAGCTGGATAGAGCAAGAGCCTTCTAATCTCTAGGTCGCAGGTTCAAGTCCTGCCGGGGGCACGTCGCAGACGGTCCTGCCGCGAGGCGCAGAACGCGCTTCGCGGCAGGACTTCGAAACTCGGGCCGGATGCCATCGAGTCCGGTTCGCCGCTCGTTCACCGCTCGACTGGGCAGTTCGTCAACTTTCCCCGACACACCGGTGTTTCCGTCTGTCGGAAACATCACGTCCGAGCCAAAAGAACGCCTGGGGCTGCGGGCGGTGAGCCCACGGCTTTCCCGTGAAGTGACCCAACCCCGGCGCCAGGCGCTATAGGTTGTGCGCATGTACGTGCCGACGCCGACGCAGCGCGCCTCTCAGCCGACCACAGGGCCCTGGTGGCTGCTCATCGGCCCCGGGTTCGCCGCGCTCATCGGTTTGTTCCTGCTCACCGTGATCTACCGCTTCGACGGCGAGTCGCCACTGCAGATCGACCTGGGCATATCCAGCCAGTCCCTGCTGCTGAACGGTGTCGTCGCGTACGTCGTCGCGGCCGCGCTCGCCTTTCCGGCCGGTCTGCTGCTCGGCGGGCGCTTCCCGACGTCGGTGACCGTGCCCGCGCTCGTCTTCATGCTGCTGGGCGTGGTGCTGGTCGCCTTCATGCCCAGCAGCGGCCTGCTCCTGGTCGGCCGGGTGCTGAACGGGCTCGGTGCGGGCGCCGTCCTCGGCGTGACGGTCGCGCTGATCCGCCGGCTTCAGGCCGGTCGCGGCGTCGCGGCCGGGGTGATGGCCGGTCTCGGTGTGCTCGCCTTGGTGATCGCGCCGGTCCTCGGTGGTCTGCTGTCGGACGCCACCGGGTTCCGGGTGGTCTTCATCGTGGCCGCGCTGTTCGTGTTCGTCGCGCTCGTGGTCGCCGGGATCCTCGGCATCGTCGCGCTGGCCAAGCCGAAACCGCTGCCGTACGCCGGACCTTCAGTCTCCGAGACCCCGCAACGCCACTAGCACGTCGTCCGGCACGGCGAGACCGGCTTCCACTTCCGACACCTTCGTGGCCACGCGGCGGTACGTCGCGCGGCCACGGGCGCTGAGGTGGACGAGCACGCGACGTCTGTCGGCGGCGTCGACCTCGCGGTAGGCCTGCGCGGTGGTGACCAGCTTGTCGACCACCCTGGTCAGCGTCGGGGCGGTGGCGAGCGTCCGGTCGGCGAGGTCGGCCATGGCGAGACCGCCCTTGCCGCTCAGCGCGTCCAGCACCAGCCACTGGTCCAGGGTGAGGCCTTCCTTGGCGAGCACCTGCTCGACCCTGGCGGCGACGGCCCGGGCGGCGCGGGTGAGCGAGCCGGTGAGCGACGTTCCGGCGGTCGTGACGCCGCGTGTCCCCATATCCCGTCCCCTTGCCAAAACCGGACACCCTCGCAATACTTCCAGGTGAAAGCACTTTGACCTTACCGGGCCACCGCACGGAGCGCCATGCCCCTACGCCTCGCCACCCGGCCCCGCGACGACACCTGGCGTGTGGCCATGGTGGTCCCGTTGCAGGGGCCCGCCGGGCTGTTCGGCCCGTCGTGCGAGGCGATCACGGAACTGGCCGTCCACGAGCTCAACGAATCCGGCGGCATCCTCGGCAGACAGGTCGAAGCCGAAGTGGTCGACGGCGGTGGCACCCCTGCTGAAGTAGCCGGCGACTTGCGGCGGCTGGTCGACACAGGACGAATCGACGCGGTGAGCGGCTGGCACATCTCGTCGATCCGGCACGCACTCGCGCCGGTCGTGGCCGACCGGATCCCGTACGTGTACACGTCGCTCTACGAAGGCGGCGAGCGCCGCTCGGGCATCTTCTGCACGGGCGAGACTCCACGCTGCCAGATCGAGCCGGCGTTGCGCTGGCTGCGCGATCATCTCGGCGCCCGGCGCTGGTTCGTCGTCGGCGACGACTACGTCTGGCCGCACCGGTCGACCCGCGCGATCCGGCAGTACGCCAAAGATCTCGATCTGCGCATCACCGGTGAGGCGTTCGTCGGGCTCGGTGCGGGCGATATGTCCACAGTGGTCCGCAAGATCGAACAGTCCACAAGCGACGGTGTGCTCATGTTGCTGGTCGGGCAGGACGCGGTGCGCTTCAACCGTGCCTTCGCCGCGCACGGGCTCAGCGATCGACTGGTCCGGTTCAGCCCGTTGATGGAGGAGAACATGCTCCTGGCGAGCGGCGCGAACGCCACCGGCAATCTCTACGTCTCCGCCGCCTACTTCCGGTCCATGGTCACCGCCGACGCGATGGACCTGCTCGGCCGCTACGTCGACCGCAACGGCCCCGGCGCCCCAGCATTGAACAACGCCGCCGAATCCTGTTACGAGGGGCTGCACACGCTCGCGGAACTCGTCCGCCGGGCGGGGACGTCGGAGCTTCCCGCGCTCAACGCGGCGATCGACGGCGTCGCCTATCACGGCCCTCGCGGCACGATCGAATTCCGCGGACAGCAGGCCGATCAGCACGTCCATCTCGCGGTCGCCGACGGGTACGACTTCGAAGTCCTCACCAGGCTCTGAAATCCGCCCCCTTGACTCGCCCCGGCACACCACATACTTTCATTTGAAATTATTCCATGTGACGTCGATTACGCGGAGGTGAGCGTGGGCAACGTGGGCCTGCTCTACGTCGGCGCCGCTCTGATGATCAACGGCCTGATGCTGCTCGGCCGGATACCGCCGCGGTCGGCGGCGGTGCTGAACCTGTTCGTCGGCGCGCTCCAATGCGTCACCCCGACCGTGCTGATCGTGCAGGCGGGCGGCGACCAGGACGCGATCCTCGCCGCGTCCGGCCTGTACCTGTTCGGTTTCACCTATCTGTACGTCGGCATCGCGAACCTCGCGGACCTGGCGCCCGAAGGCATCGGCTGGTTCTCGCTCTTCGTGGCGGGTGCGGCCGTGGTGTACGCGGGCATCGCCTTCTGGCACGACGACGACCCCGTGTTCGGTGTCATCTGGCTGTCCTGGGCGCTGTTGTGGACCTTGTTCTTCCTGGTTCTCGGCCTCGGAAAAGAACAGCTGACGCGGTTCACCGGCTGGACCGCCCTGCTGCTCAGCCAGCCGACGTGCACGGTGCCCGCCTTCCTCGGCCTCACCGGCGTTTACCCGTCCTGAAAACCGTTCGGAGAAAAGGAGTCTTCATGCGACACGGTGACATTTCCGCCAGCCCGGACACGGTCGGCGTCGCGGTGGTCAACTACAAGATGCCGCGGCTGCACACCAAGGCCGAAGTCCTCGCCAACGCCCGCAAGATCGCCGAAATGGTGGTGGGCATGAAATCCGGCCTTCCCGGCATGGACCTCGTGGTGTTCCCCGAGTACTCGACGCAGGGCATCATGTACGACCCGAAGGAAATGTACGAGACCGCGGCGAGCATTCCCGGCGAGGAGACCGAGATCTTCGCCGCCGCGTGCCGTGAGGCCCAGACGTGGGGCGTCTTCTCGATCACCGGAGAGCGGCACGAGGACCATCCG carries:
- a CDS encoding peptidase inhibitor family I36 protein, yielding MQRRLTNLRARLPHVLLLALAGLLTSAGVAGAATAPPQPDCQKGEFCVWGAESYGGAVHKFDLRTSNPEECIPLPEGFDGHSFINRLSRDVTIYQSEECTTEGDFITYPGGGTYVPQGPFVIRALKIWD
- a CDS encoding LacI family DNA-binding transcriptional regulator produces the protein MDDVADAVGVSRATVSNAYNRPDQLSAQLREEVLRAAKKIGYAGPNPTARSLATSRTGAIAVLLDTNLSTAFSDPALSLTLDALSTVVDPEGHALLLLPGDGESGGPRAERILTAQADIAVAYSLADGAPALNAVRDRGMPLVVIDQPHIRGSARIGVADRAGAAAAARHLVELGHRRIGIFSAQCLSAPRGGELSVAEAGNSRFHDNRERMAGYLETLAEAGIPAAGVPIWEASGLSVEGALPSAFGLLDRHPRPTALLCMSDLLALAAISAARHLGLSVPGDLSVVGFDDVPPARWSEPPLTTVRQDLAAKGRAAGELVLGLLRGEKAPAPAEIPAELVVRDSTAPA
- a CDS encoding MFS transporter, whose translation is MYVPTPTQRASQPTTGPWWLLIGPGFAALIGLFLLTVIYRFDGESPLQIDLGISSQSLLLNGVVAYVVAAALAFPAGLLLGGRFPTSVTVPALVFMLLGVVLVAFMPSSGLLLVGRVLNGLGAGAVLGVTVALIRRLQAGRGVAAGVMAGLGVLALVIAPVLGGLLSDATGFRVVFIVAALFVFVALVVAGILGIVALAKPKPLPYAGPSVSETPQRH
- a CDS encoding substrate-binding domain-containing protein, which translates into the protein MPLRLATRPRDDTWRVAMVVPLQGPAGLFGPSCEAITELAVHELNESGGILGRQVEAEVVDGGGTPAEVAGDLRRLVDTGRIDAVSGWHISSIRHALAPVVADRIPYVYTSLYEGGERRSGIFCTGETPRCQIEPALRWLRDHLGARRWFVVGDDYVWPHRSTRAIRQYAKDLDLRITGEAFVGLGAGDMSTVVRKIEQSTSDGVLMLLVGQDAVRFNRAFAAHGLSDRLVRFSPLMEENMLLASGANATGNLYVSAAYFRSMVTADAMDLLGRYVDRNGPGAPALNNAAESCYEGLHTLAELVRRAGTSELPALNAAIDGVAYHGPRGTIEFRGQQADQHVHLAVADGYDFEVLTRL
- a CDS encoding MarR family transcriptional regulator → MGTRGVTTAGTSLTGSLTRAARAVAARVEQVLAKEGLTLDQWLVLDALSGKGGLAMADLADRTLATAPTLTRVVDKLVTTAQAYREVDAADRRRVLVHLSARGRATYRRVATKVSEVEAGLAVPDDVLVALRGLGD
- a CDS encoding AmiS/UreI family transporter; the encoded protein is MGNVGLLYVGAALMINGLMLLGRIPPRSAAVLNLFVGALQCVTPTVLIVQAGGDQDAILAASGLYLFGFTYLYVGIANLADLAPEGIGWFSLFVAGAAVVYAGIAFWHDDDPVFGVIWLSWALLWTLFFLVLGLGKEQLTRFTGWTALLLSQPTCTVPAFLGLTGVYPS